One genomic segment of Pseudorasbora parva isolate DD20220531a chromosome 6, ASM2467924v1, whole genome shotgun sequence includes these proteins:
- the LOC137079157 gene encoding uncharacterized protein: protein MDRVPVDHVPVIHAPVDRVPVDHVPVILAPVDRVPVVPVPMDRVPVPHVPVVPVPVDRVPVVPVPVDRVPLVLVPVVPVPVDRVPVVPVPVDLDRVPVVPVPVDRVPVDPVPVDFAPVVQSLVVQSLDMAWRNVMGVFVVAVLRAWEEHRAFSKTLEVPPVVPAPVDYVPEVPVPVVLVTYFSNV from the exons atggatcgtgttccggtggatcaTGTGCCGGTGATCCATgcgccggtggatcgtgttccggtggatcaTGTGCCGGTGATCCTTgcgccggtggatcgtgttccagtggtccctgtgccgatggatcgtgttccggtgccTCATGTGCCAGTGGttccagttccggtggatcgtgttccagtggtcccagttccggtggatcgtgtgccgttGGTCcttgtgccggtggtcccagttccggtggatcgtgttccagtggtccctgtgccagtggatc tggatcgtgttccggtggtccctgtgccagtggatcgtgttccggtggacccagttccggtggatttTGCTCCGGTGGTCCAGAGTCTGGTGGTCCAGAGTCTAGACATGGCTTGGAGGAATGTGATGGGAGTTTtcgtggtggcagtcctgcgtGCTTGggaggagcacagggctttctCCAAGACTCTGGAGGTtcctccggtggtccctgcccCGGTGGATTATGTCCCCGAGgtccctgttccggtggtcctTGTTACTTATTTCTCCAACGTTTGA